The sequence CAAGTATTAAACTTACAAAAGCAAATTATCAAAAAAGGTAATGTATTACGCCGCAGGAAGAAGGGTTCCATGAAGAGATAATCTTTTCGGTGCGTCAAACAACTTTAGCCAAACCTTGCAGTACAATTCTGTAATTCCATTCTTCTTTAActcattttgaaaattttgaagattttCATGTTTAGTTCTTAAGGAAattcaaatctttttttaaaaattttaaaaacgagtaaaaataaagaagaatttaaCGCGACAATTTGCAAGTAAGTGATAATTACTGCtctttctcttaatttttagaaattcctccAAAATTCAAACTTTCGATATTTCGAACATTCTTTTTGACCCTATTACAGTTGCAGATTTTGGGAGTCAACTGTATCAGCAGCAAAATTGAAAACTTGCTACATTAGAAGTCTTGATATGTGCAGGTATCATGAAAACATAATGATTTGATTACGTCAGCAGtgtatatgcaaaaaaaatgttttgaaaaatttgtttttgacaaacattTAAGGATTTGCTGTCATTAGCaagacaaacaaattttttttaaaaccgttTGCACAAAATCGCTGATCAAAACAATTTATAGAAatatgtgcttttgacaaacggttaaagATATACAAATCGTTGAAACCTCATATTTTAATAtgcatatttaatatatttaatttcCAAAAGACGTTTTTTTCTAGTCACTAAAGAGTGTGTTTGAGCATACTAAACAACAATAAGTTATGTTAAAATAGATATTTTGTAATCGATCTAGTGTCTAACAAATTCTAATGTTTATATCTTTGATACTTTTCTAGCTGTTGTTTCTTGTACCAAGCAGTCGCGTTGGAGATCACTGATGTAtctatttgaaataaaaattgttcGAATAGGATAAGCGCGAATTAACTgagcaaaagaaaagaaacgcATGCAGAAGTGACCGaaataaaatggataaaaaaaggaaataaacaaaaaataaaagaaaacaaaataagacgAGAAACAGATTAATTGCGTTACCCTTTAAGATGAGAGGGCACGAATGGCCTGATTATTTAAGTCTAGATATTTTTTACGAAGTTCGTATAACTTATGTACCAGtccatttattttctaaaaaaaagcattaaatGTTAATTAAAAGATAACAAAATAACCAAATATGTGCAGAATCAATGTATTTTTACTACATATTTTTATTCTACTTAAGTTCTTGCAAAAACGGCAGCTGCCGTTTAACTCGGTCATGTCAACAATTGAACTGATCTTCACTTAAGCTTTTTTAGGATCTACCAAAATATTGCTTACAAATACCTCTTAAATACGCCGGGTATTTTGATTACCGTTTAACTCACATTTCTCCAACTGGAACTATATTTGCATGGATCACATTGCTGCACTTATTTCTTAGATAACGCACGAATGTTACAAGgaggacaaaataaatgaacgaaatgtatttttttaaaacacatcTTATATTCATCATGATATTTACTTACCTTGAAATCACAAGCACCTCTTCTTCCCTCCTCACCTTTGAAACCACTAAAACCTGGTATTCCATCAAATCCAGTTTTACCAGGTGGACCTCTTAGACCAATCTCTCCCGGTGGCCCTCTTATTCCATTGTGACCTGCATCTCCTCGCATTCCCTATATAACAAACGAAATGAATATTAGGATTAACGATTTAAACTTATCACAATATTCCGCGATACACGAGTCGACTTATTGATTTTGATTTAGCAACTTTTCCAACACAACGTCTTCTAAAAGCAGGTTAAAGTCGCAGGTGCTAAAATTATATTTGTAAGGTTTTCTGAGAAAAAAGtcagaaacaaacaaaacaaaacaaaacgcaTTTCGCCTTTTGTGCGAATTTCTGTTTTTTCCGTAAACTTTGGCGCTCacatttcacaaaattttttctCTACGGCACTTGTTGATACAATTtgttgtaaaaattttttttttgtcatttttttctttctcttgttATTTATTTCTCTTGTCATTTCATATGTTCTTTAGCAACTCATAGGAAGTATTTAAtcgaaatttaatattttatttgcgCTCAATATTTTTGTGTCGCCATTGTGCTTACCGTTTCACCGTGTCTTCCTGGGTATCCCTTTTGACCAGTTATGCCTTTTTCTCCAGGACTCCCTGTATCTCCTTTTACACCGCGATGTCCAGGCTCTCCCTTAGGACCTTCCAATCTACGCGGAGCTTTTACGATATACgtctaaacaaattttttggaaaattgaaAGAGAAAAGTTGTGAAGTCTGTGTAGACCTGAAATATTGATTTAATACTACTTTATTTGGAGAAACTCTCGCAAGAGAAACTTTCGCAAGAGAAACTTTTGCAATAGAAACTATCgcaaaaactcgcgaaattttttggataaattttcgcaaatctacaaattaaaaaatttccgcaagataaacttttgcgaaatctgaaattggaaagttttaGCGAGATGAACTTTCGCAATTcgtgattttttatgttcttataacaaaagtggcctatatttcttatgacagaaaagtgttttttaacgatgtaaAATTCTTTCTATGTAAAAACTTCTGTTTACAAACTGGCTAcatcgtcaaaatcacaaaacagatcaAGCACATTTCTAGGCTCGTCTTCTTCCGGCTCCCACGCATTGTCGTCATTGCCTTTTTGCCAGTAACTCAGTTATAAGCCATACATATACATTTGAAACATCATCGGTTTTGTTTATTTCTGAGTTTATTCCAATCTTGTTCCCAGCGcccgttgtctctttttttatcgGGAGGTCAAGCCAAGTGAGGGCgagtcaagaaataacttttaaaatcagcaaatttcttttaaattttagtggataaactttcgcgaatcgacaatttagaaagtttgtcacgaataaactttcgcgaatggccatttttaaaagtttcgcgagacaaagtttcgcgaaaaaggccaaaaaacgcgaaagtttctccgaataaagtagTTTGCTAATTTTATACCATTAGCTTACTTCGTCACGTAGAGCGTGGTCAAAATCAAAAGAGAATTCTGTCAAGTTTGTTAGGGCACACCCAGTTTAAACAGTAGTTTatttttacttacttttttgCATCCACTACATGCAACACTCTCACCAGGTTCTCCTTGCTCGAGAAGCACATCTCCTCTTTCTCCTTTCTGTCCTTTTATTTGCagctaaacatttttattaaaagaatataCATCTTATCCTAGTAACTTCGTAGTATCTAAATTAACCAGATTTTTCGTCTGTGAAACAATTTTGCTAGCTATGCTTTTCAAAACAGATCATAATATACTCGCCTCCTGtagtaaaacatttttgtctaaaaaatatttttttattttgctttcattATTATAATTGCTTTTTAATTAGGAAATTTTCCATTTTCACAAGTATTAAACTTACAAAAGCAGATCAGCAAAAAGGTAATGTACTACGCTGCAGGAAGAAAGGTTCCATGAAGAGATAATCTTTTCGGTGCGTCAAACAACTTTAGCCAAACCTTGCAGTACAATTTTGTAATTCCAATTTCCTTCAActcattttgaaaattttcatgtttagtttttaaggaaattaatatcttttttaaaaattttaaacgcGAGTAAAAATTCAGAAGAATTTAACGCGACAATTTGTAAGTGATAATTctcttaatttttagaaattcctccAAAATTCAAACTTTCGATATTTCGAACATTCTTTTTGACCCTATTACAGTTTCAGATTTTGGGAGTCAACTGTAACAGTagcaaaattgaaaatttgcTACATTAGAAGTCTTGATATGTGCAGGTATCATGAAAACATAATGATTTGATTACGTCAGCAGtgtatatgcaaaaaaaatgttttgaaaaatttgtttttgacaaacattTAAGGATTTGCTGTCATTAGCaagacaaacaaattttttttaaaaccgttTGCACAAAATCGCTGATCAAAACAATTTATAGAAatatgtgcttttgacaaacggttaaagATATACAAGTGTTTGAAAATTTCCGCCAAAGCAGGACTGACTTAGTCAGCCACGtaaaagtaaaatcattttagaGGGCAAGTCGTAGTGTCTCTCCTCGGGTCTACTATCGTTAGCCCCTGATTGGTAGAAAATTAGCCCCCTCTGACTCCTGCTGCTGAGAGCATGCTTAAAGTTCGACTATCCTTCGTTACAGCAGAATTGTTTTgtgaaataaataatataatatgAAGTTTGCCATTAACTAAATTCCTTCTGCAGTTAGGTCTCACTTTGAGCCTTGTTTTCCTAGAACTCTCTTCATAGTTTGTCATTCTTTCCAAATCCTCTTGCTTGCTGAAGTACTGAAGaacacgaaaacaaaaaaataattttgtcattGAAAACATGGTAAAAGTTGACTTACTTCTGCATTCCCTTTAGCTGCTAACAAACCAGCAagtagaaaaattaaaattgttccCATAATGAGGAAGGTTCTGGTTGCCAATCAAACTTTATTTATACTTGtctaaagaaaataacaccgTTTGCTGTTACCGTCTAAGAGTCATACTTGGggcagaagaaaaaaaatgaaatcgttgAAACACTATATTTTAATAtgcatatttaatatatttactTTCCAAAAGACGTTTTTTCCtagatttaaatattttgcgCCGCTAAAATCCAAAAATGGTGGTGGCGCAATTAAATCCTGTAATTTTGAGCAAAACGTATTCAAGAAAAGGCGAAAAGAAAACTTCGAAAGCCATCACGACAAAACCAATTGGCTACGCTGGATTGAAACTGATGCCttcgaaatttttataaatgcTTCTGAGCCATTATTACACTCCTACTTGAGTTTTTCAGGGCTTTCCTAGTCCAAATGCTAACTGTTACGTCATGTGGAAATGACGATAGTGCTGCGTGTCTGGGCTACCTTTGACCAAATGTAAGAAATTAATGACTACTACATACAGACAATTGGCTATTCTATAACTTGCAAAATTTCGAAACATGGTGAAAAAACCTACTGTTTTGTCCAAGAAATTGCTTTGTCCAAGCTCTTTTGTGGGTGCAAAACTTATGACGAATAATACAATGTAtattttctctaaaaaaattacaagccACAAGcaacatataaataaaaatgaaagaatTAAATTCCAAAATAGAAATATTAACGAGCTGAACACACCAGACAAAAGTTTAAGACAGtaataaacaatataaataaagacaaaaacaaaaaaaaggaaaaacagacAATTAAAAAAGCAGAGGCTAAGAAGAATCAATGCATTGAAGAAAACCCAAACATGTCACCACTGAATTCATTTCAAGTATATCTCATAGAATGCTGCATTGCGTAAAAGTTGTCTTTGATCCTTAATACCATGTTAGTTCGACGAGGCTTAGTATCTTTTCTAAATTACATAATTTCATCTGTTTCTAAATAGAAATAAATCATTCCTAATAACTATGCATATTTACCTTATGTTCACATTAACATGGATGTGTTCACAGCTGTTGccgtaaataaaaataaagaattagTTACGAAAAAAGCAATTAGCTATTATCgtaagatataaaaatatttggatgATATCAGTCCGTCAAAATGATGTCGTAATACATTTTCGaacacaagaaaaagaaaacaacagtcTTGCAATCAATTCAAATGTTCAAAATTGCTTAATGGACGCACAGAGTTTTGGAGCtaagtaaaaatgataaaaatttgtcaaattttaattcccaaaaaatatgctttaaaaaaggtttaaaaatcaAGAGTTTTATGTGTCCTAAAAGACAAAAGGCAATTAATTTTTGTAACGGATTCTTTTTCCAATTTTGTCTGACACTGGTAAAAACCTCCATCGATTGCAACAAAACTAGAAGCTACCTTTCATCAAAGTACATCTTGATTTTTCTTAACTCTTTTTCCAGTATTTTAATACCATCCTCAATATCCTAAAAACGCAAAGACAGCGTCATAACAAATAATTGTAGTGacgctacggaaacacgaaatccAAAATATAAAGAACGAGAGACTCCTCGGATTCTTCCTACATGTGACCGACAAGTCTATTTAATAAAACCCGTGTATGTCTGTCTgacacgcaaaatggtaactgtAGTAGCAAGACACACGAAATGCcgtaaataaaggacgggcaaaacCGTGAATTATTCTacaggccaccgactagttgTATATTCAACCGACTATGGAACATAACCTTGATTTTTGGATGTTTTGTTTAATTAATTACCGAGAAATAATTTtgctaataaaaattaaatttaatgctTATACTGCTTTTAATCACATTGAATTATGTAAGTCCTTGAAACCGTACCCTCTAATTTTTCTTATCCTATATAAAAGTCAAGAAAAGTCACAAAGTTTCTGAATCAAATGACATAGGCCGCGGCGATTATCTCACTCCGACCAATAGGGTTAACTTGGACAAATATTGTTTCCCGTGTGTGATTTAAAAATAGCCAAAACAAAAGTTGCAACAAACCTGTGTACCACAGTCACCTGTAGCTCCTTGGTCTCCTTTATTCCCGGAATGACCATTAGAACCTTCTGGACCCATGGGACCTTCTTCTCCTACTTCACCAACCCTTCGGACCTTGAATCCCTTGCTCGCCCTTTGCACCTTTTTCGCCctgttatgaaaaaataatttttgtgtaaaAGTTTGTGTGTTTTTAACACATTGCTACTACAGTATGGTCAGCAAAAAGCAGACAAAGCGATGTAATGAGAAGGAGGAAGGGGGGTTAGTTAAGTGCACTCAAAACCTAGTCTCCTATAAAAACACATCTGTAGTCGCGTGTGCATTTTTGAAACACAAAAGCCATCTTGAGAACGTAGTTAGCTTAAATTTCTTTactgtttataaaaacaaagtaatGTGGGTCTAGATTTATAAAACACAATTACTTCCGAGCAAATTTTCAGGTTTTTACATTACGTCAAAATCATCTATTTCTTCTATTCCttctatttattttcatttatctGACTAATTAttcttttatgttttaaaagaaaataaataaaacatttatagttaaaaaaaagtatttacaaaAAACCTTAAACAGCCGCAGCTAAAATTTAGACTATCTTCCAAAAACGTTTCTCTTAAAAAATTTGTTCCTAGAGTCAGTGTCcaaatgaaataaattaattaaggaATAAGTAAATTAACAGCCGCCACAAACGCAGTTAATGGTTTGGTCGAAATTTCTTGAAGAATATATCCATTATTTCGTTATGATTGGTAACCACAACCGCAGTTACACCTACGACcacacttattttttaaaaatcactaGGCTTAGAAAAAGTGTCTGTCAAGCCTAAATGCCCATAAAATGTAATATTCTCAAAAGAAAGTCAAGTTTCCCagggaaaaataaattaaaacataacagatttaaaaatagcaaatataaaaCGTAATAGTTTAAACCTGGAAAAGAGAAGAAAATGGAAGGTGTAATGAAAAGGGCTAAGTATTATGGCTTGTTTACCTTTAATCCGGAAAAACCTGCTTGACCAAATTCTCCCTTTATTCCCTGGATACCTTTTTCACCTCGATCGCCTTTAATACCCAAGTAACCCCGCTCTCCTTTTATGCCTGGTTCTCCTCGTTTCATATTGCTATTTTCATAGGAGAACATAGGAGCAATAATAACATCAGTTTGAAGCATCTAAACCAAATAAAGAgcttttaaatacttttaaatcATTGACACTGGAATTGTATATTAATAGTATTTTTATTCTGCAGTATGCtatgtcaattaaaatacaaCCAAGGAACAAAGTAAGATTTGGAAAGcgtattttgttgttattttatcaCGGAATAGTTTAAAGATGATTTTTATAGTGGTTTCCCACAATGATGAACTCGAGCCGTGTTTACTGTGATGAAATAAAGGTTTGGCTTTCTTATAGAGTTTCTTCGAAGCATGTCAATGATTAGAACTAATTCTTAAAGTCATCTATAGCGCATACGTACTTCGTAAACAAAAAAGTACAAAGTGATTATTTTTGCACCTCATTTTAAATTTACTATTTCTAAAACAAATTCGATAGGTCACTCTAATAGtggtaatttttaaatattggtCACAGAATTGATCTTAAATCATACGTGAGTAATTCAATCTAGTTATACCAATATCCGGGAAATTTTTTTAGGCAGAACTTACTTGACGACAGATTAGACAGGTTATTTGTTCACCCTTTTCTCCTGGCGGACCAGTAATGTGAGATAAGGCTCCTTTTTCCCCTTTTCCCCCAATCATAGCTGTTAAAACTCCAAAATCTTGGAGATTATGCTTTAGTGCATCCTAAATGAAATGTGATTACTATACAATAATGATACGCAATATTGTATCAATTGAACAGACATTAAAGTACATCAAATCTAAGACTTGAAATTCTAATAAATTTAACACAACTTCTTTAGACAGAGCTAAAATACTCTATATAATCAGTAAAAAATTAGGCGTGACTTATTAAGCAGATTTACCTAAAttaattaaatcaaaaataatgAATTGTCGAGAAGGACAAATGTTTGATTACTTCCCACACAATATTCGATAAAACAGTTCCCGAGCTATAACACTAATCAATCTATGATAATGAAACACATACCTCCGGTACTACGCTACCACCTGCAACCACCAAGATTACatgcaaaacaaaatatttggcAAAACCATTCATCTTGCTAGGttagctttttttctttttatataaatagagtactagaagaaaaatattttttgtttaaatttaattaataaaTGCGCTCGTTGAATTTCAAACCATAAAACATCTCTCAACAAAAGTGAATTCTACGTAATATACGCCATACATAATCTATTTTTTAATCCCTGCCCACCCGGCTCTCTCGgacatttcctttttaatttgGTGCAACAAGGAGCGTTCAATTACCAGAGAGAGCTGTAGCTTGCTTTTTTTCTATGAAAAAGTCTTTCCAAATAAGGTCGCTCATTCAGAGAAGGAGTTCCATTTAGTGTGTTTTGGGATCTTTTATACGTcttttgaaagtaaataaattcgAATCTTGTAGTATACGCATTTTAGATGTCTTTTAGAAGATCttcaaaagacgtcttttaaaagatgtctaaaagttatctaaaatatatctttcaaaaGACGTCTTTCTCTTCTTGCTATAATGCATCTAAAACGCCTCTTTGAAAAGACGTCTTCTCCTATTTCTAAAAGTGGTCTAAAATGCGTCATTCAAAAGACGttcgttttttatataaaaaattcaatttaaaaagaCGGGGGTGTTCGCAAACTTAGttagcatgtttttttttttcgtgtatTAGCTGATGTATTACGTTGTCACTCTTCTATGTGTGGTGTGTTTTGTGACTACGGTTCTGTGAAAATTTTTCTGGAAATAAGCTATTATTTTCTCTCTAGAATCTGTCAACGAGCGTTTTAAAGATGCGGATGAATGAGAAATGCGACACGTGATTGGGACCAAGCTGCCAAGCCCTCCCAGTTAGTGGATCAGAGACATAAGGGGTACATTAAATGTGTAAGCAAAGGAAAAGCCCTTTCGACTTTACTCATTTATGAATTGcatttatattctttttgtttttttctgaacTGACTTTctattatttcaaatatttattttgtttatttcgtcCTTGCAAGCGTTACGACGAATTTCAACTACTAGCAATTTTCACAGAATTTTTAAGGTGATTCTTTTCTATGGCctagtaataataattaataattacaatttgtaaatatgaatatgaatgatttaattgtatagtgtttattataaataatattttatttatttatttccggtTATATTTGCTTACTGTAattctaaaatatatttattttttaaagtgtcaaattattttttaaagtgtcAAATATTTTAATCGCAAAATATTTGTCGTCTTGGTATCGGTATTTctgcaatttattaaaaatgtacgtTTCAAAACGTTAACATACAAAAAcgtcttaaatttatttaataaaatgcctatattttctaaaaagttaaataaaaaaagcaataaaaaccaAGGAAGACGTCTTATAGATAGATAAAAGATGTCTTTCTAAAgatgcatttaaaaagttgcattAAAGATGCATTTTAGTCGGTGCTATATCTGCAAAAAGTCTAAAAGACATCTTTACAAAGACGCATCGTAAAAGAATTTCTTaaaaacgtcttaaagacgtctttgaaaagacgtcttttaaaagatgtctAAAAGAGATCTTTCGAAATGCATCTTTGAAAAGAGCTCTTTTAGACGCTTAAAAAGATGCATTATAGACGGACATATCAGCGCTAAAAAAGGCGTCTTTTAGAATTGCTAAAGATGtgtaaaagacgtctttaagagcTCTTTGTGCCGGCTGGAATGATACAAGTGAATCTGATATATAATATGATACCTTGTCAGCTCATAATGCAACAGCTTTTTACGACTTAAATGTTAATGATGTGAAATGGGCAGCTTTAGACATTTATGTAACTACATGTAATaagtattttaaaagaaaaataatattaaataagaattcactACACAATGGGAAGGAAATTTGAAGTActggatattttttaaaaagtagtttaaataaagagaaatagtTGACGATATATTGCAttgattataaaattttaaaaaatacatttataatAAATGCCATTATTGTTCTCTCATTTCGACCGCATCCATCTAAATAGAGAAGAAAATACCTCAAATGATACATATCAGGCGGAAACATTCggtttgacaaaaaataaagatCCTACTTAGACGGGATACAAAAAATGTGTTAACCTTTCGGTTCAATTTTAGCGATTAGACCTTCCTTTGACTTTGGCAGTATTTTTGACACATTAGCCATCATAAAGCTTCTACTGTGCACGCAAATCATTTTTAAAGTGGGGAGGCAACATTCTCATGATAAATATACTTACAAAACTTTTAACCATTGTCCGCAGTCTTTCTATGTCATCCCGCATTACTTCGAGGCCAGTTCTGTATCTGTCTATTTTCTAAAGATTGAATATAGTAACCATTTTATAACGCTCTTGAGAAGATGTTGACGATGAGGTCACAACACAATACACCTTTCCTGAGACCATGAGTCATactgtttttttatgaataccatatttgaattccgcatagtttgtttaatttatgtgtaaaagtttaacttgatacgccaacagaaagtgctattttgaggagatatatatcacagttaaagtcttcttaatgctGAAGTTACCATGTCCCGCCTTGTTTTCAGAAAGAGGTTAgacatgccacaaatctttaaattagaatagcaggttgtttacttgctgcattgtttcgaaattttctttgtttatgacatttttgataaggaattcaaatctgttgtccgtttttcataaaactcaacagaaaaagttgcggcacatcaaaagaataagtctcgggaaaggtgtattagctGTAATGATAATTCTTTTTCAATGCAGGAAAGGAAGGAGAGTGGAGGGATCCAACACTTTAAAGGTTCTGTGTTTCAGCAAAATATCTTTTATTGAAGGAACTTTTTCATGAACAAGTCATTGACCACAAAAACAAGTGCCATAGGAGAACACAATGATAAGCAACATATAAAGACTGACACAAAACAATTTAGCAAgtcaaacaaaatcaaatatgcacacaagaaaaagaaaaaatataataacgtAATTCTGTTGCTAAAATACTGTtatcttttattaaaaaaattcaatttcaaaaatgtctagtcgttattaatttttaattctttcgAATATAGTTCCAGTGCTACgcgtttaaaaaatacaaaaaatcaggAATCATTAAAGACAAACATTAATAACAACGTAAATGGCGTGCaatgtataaattttataatcTACACTGTACTGAACTGCGCAAGTTTAATATCCTGtgccatttttgttttccttAAAAATTTTATGTATGTTTGGCGAATCATAAATCTATTATAAGTTGGCAAAAATACTTTTGTTTCCGCAAGTCTATTGTTAAAACTTTGCGCACTCTTTATATGAGGAGtctgtaaaaagttggagctcgtaggagctatttttttgtttatcataCATTATAAACGGAAAATTAGATGATAAATCATTTTCATAATGATGCAGCTATTTGGCTCGCTACAAAAGGCTTACCGCATCAATGTCTCCAGTAGTATGAGTTAAAACTCCTTTTTCCCCTTTTTCCCCAATCGGACCTGGTAAAACTCCAAAATCTTGGAGATTATGCTTTAGTGCATCCTAAATGAAATGTGATTACTATACAATGACAATACGCAATTTtgtattaatttattaattcttTCGAATATAGTTCCGGTGCTACGCGtttaaataatacaaaaaatcaggAATCATTAAAGACAAACATTAATAACATCGTAAATTGCGTGCaatgtataaattttataatcTACACTGTACTGAACTGCGAAAATTTAATATCCTGtgccatttttgttttcctttaaaattttatgtatGTTTGGTGAATCATAAATCTATTATAAGTTGGCGAAAATACTTTTGTTTCCGCAAGTCTATTGTTAAAACTTTGCGCACTCTTTATATGAGGAGTCTGTAAAAACTTGGAGCTCGTAAGagctattttttcttgtttaatacacattttaaatagaaAATTAGATGATAAATCTTTTCGTATACGGATATACTTAGTAAATGATGCAGCTCTTTGGCTCGCTACAAAAGGCTTACCGCATCGATGTCTCCAGTAGTATGAGTTAAAACTCCTTTTTCCCCTTTTTCCCCAATCGGACCTGGTAAAACTCCCAAAACTCCAAAATCTTGGAGATTATGGTTTAGTGCATCCTAAATGAAATGTGATTACTATACAATAATGATACGCAATTTtgtattaatttattaattcttTCGAATATAGTTCCGGTGCTACgcgtttaaaaaatacaaaaaatcaggAATCATTAAAGACGAACATTAATAACAACGTAAATGGAGTGCaatgtataaattttataatcTACACTGCACTGAACTGCGCAAGTTTAATATCCGGTGCCAGTTTTGTgttcctttaaaattttatgtatGTTTGGTGAATCATAAATCTATTATAAGTTGGCGAAAATACTTTTGTTGCCACAAGTCTATTGTTAAAACTTTGCGCACTCTTTATATGATGAAtctgtaaaaagttggagctc is a genomic window of Hydractinia symbiolongicarpus strain clone_291-10 chromosome 14, HSymV2.1, whole genome shotgun sequence containing:
- the LOC130625999 gene encoding pulmonary surfactant-associated protein D-like; translation: MGTILIFLLAGLLAAKGNAETYIVKAPRRLEGPKGEPGHRGVKGDTGSPGEKGITGQKGYPGRHGETGMRGDAGHNGIRGPPGEIGLRGPPGKTGFDGIPGFSGFKGEEGRRGACDFKVSKYHDEYKMCFKKIHFVHLFCPPCNIRALSKK
- the LOC130625738 gene encoding macrophage receptor MARCO-like → MIGGKGEKGALSHITGPPGEKGEQITCLICRQMLQTDVIIAPMFSYENSNMKRGEPGIKGERGYLGIKGDRGEKGIQGIKGEFGQAGFSGLKGEKGAKGEQGIQGPKGW
- the LOC130625053 gene encoding uncharacterized protein LOC130625053, translating into MNVFAKYFILHVILVVAGGSVVPESILGLSKEVVLNLLEFQVLELMYFDVCTIDTKLRPIGEKGEKGVLTHTTGDIDADALNHNLQDFGVLGVLPGPIGEKGEKGVLTHTTGDIDADALKHNLQDFGVLPGPIGEKGEKGVLTHTTGDIDAKIDRYRTGLEVMRDDIERLRTMVKSFVSIFIMRMLPPHFKNDLRAQ